A stretch of Eriocheir sinensis breed Jianghai 21 chromosome 68, ASM2467909v1, whole genome shotgun sequence DNA encodes these proteins:
- the LOC126988171 gene encoding larval cuticle protein 2-like yields MKFAVVTLLALAAVVAARPDKVMDIDLEDIHHDLDIADDTSVTGTYSWTSPEGESYFVKYVADEDGYRVVESNVVPASVDGVRADGAQGSFVSVEDVDDDDLDK; encoded by the exons ATGAAGTTCGCT gtCGTCACCCTCCTGGCCCTCGCCGCCGTGGTCGCCGCCCGCCCCGACAAGGTTATGGATATCGATTTAGAGGACATCCACCACGACCTGGACATCGCCGACGACACCTCCGTCACCGGCACTTATTC ctGGACGTCCCCCGAGGGTGAGAGCTATTTCGTCAAGTACGTGGCTGACGAGGACGGTTACCGCGTGGTGGAATCGAACGTGGTACCCGCTAGTGTTGACGGAGTGAGGGCTGACGGCGCGCAGGGCTCCTTCGTGTCCGTGGAGGATGTGGACGACGATGACCTCGACAAATAA